The DNA sequence TTTGGGGTATTTCATAAGTGCAGTACAATATTTGGCTAATCAGGATACTGCATTTCTAAAAGTATTGGGAAGTATTGTTAATGCATTCTATGCAACATAAACTGTAGCCTCAAAGGGATTAAAATGTTTCATCTGTATTTTTCTTTATATAGCCTGTAAGAATTTGTACAATCAGGACATTTATCAAACTCTCAACTGCTGCAGTGAACTGCATAAAATTATTTGGAGTTAAACTCATGGATGATGATGGTTTTGTAGTCAGAGTGAATGCAAgggttaaaagttttttttaaggaACAACTACAACAGTTTTTAAAGCGTGGGAGGAGGGAAGTGTGTGGAAATAATGACTGAGGAGAGAGGGCAGTTGATGTTGATAAGCATTGGTCAAGGAGGGGTATTTGAGGTTTGAGGTGCTGATTCAGGAGGGGATCAATGGAACAGCTGGTATGTTTCATGGGAAAAATAGCCTGGTAAGAGCTGGGTGGAGATATAACAGCATAAGCTATATAGAGTGTAGCAAGTTCAGAATTAGGGTGGAGAATGGTCAGAAACTCTACCATTCTCCTGAGTCTGCTTTCAGTGTCCTCAACCCCACAAGAACCCTCATTTATCTCCTAAACCTTATATCCCTCATCAGCACTAAAAACACCTTCACAGGCTTAAATCTGAGGGCTGCATATCTGTAAATATGAATGCCTTAGGTTCATGACCATTCTGGCTGTCCACTACCAGGTCTGGCCtaatcactttaaaaaaaaaatctgctcttGCTCCCTACCAATGAAATCATTTTACTAATCCAGGATTAGTTGAGAGGGCGCAAGAAATCTCAAAGGCCCTTTCTGCATTACAAACTGCCTCCATCAATCTAATTCCCGAGTTGCCATGGGCTTATGCACTTCTTTGTCACCAAAGTTGAGGCTGTCCATTCAGCTACTGACAGCAATTTGAATTGATATGCCAAGAGCCAAAAAAAAAGGCTGGTTTTGGAATCTCATGAAAAAAAAATGACCAGGTACAATAAATACCCAAGAGCACTAGGATATTTCAAACAACTACCATATCACTTTATAAGGGAaagctcctcctcttctcccccaccTCACTTTCGATTTTAGGTATATCAGAAACAAGTGGTGGCATAATGCATCCTTAAGATAAGTTTATCATTTGACAAATCCAGGTACCCAATAAATGCAAAGCATCAGTGAACAAAGAGGATCACCACTTGTGCAGTGCAACTTGGATGTAAATaaacattttctattttaaatctaaaacaattatttaaatgcttcacagtcaattaattatttttgaagtgcagttaatTTTGTCATAATACTATGTGACAGCAAATgtgcacacagcaaaatccccACATAGGCGATAAAATAAACCAACAGATAAATCTGCTTGCCTAGTGATGAGGAATAAATATCAGCCAGAAAACTGCTCTTCCAAGTACTGCCATGGGATATGaatatacgaaataggagcagaagtaggccctcgggcctgctccgccattcagtaagatcatggctgatcgtttgtttcaaattccacattgccatctgcacccaataaccttagattcttggcAGGCAAaagaatcaatctacctccgccttaaaaatattcaatgacccccacctccaccgcttCTGAGTCAGAGTTCCAAagccgcacaaccctcagagaacaTAATTTCTCttgagaccattcaggatcttatatacttcaatcaagtccaCTCTTCGAAACTACAGTGGAAACAAGCACAttatgtccaacctttcctcataagacaaccaactcattccaggtatcaatctagtaaacctcctctgaaccaccttcaacacatttacatccttggatctttcacatccacttgAGGGGCCATGTAGGACATCATTTTAGCCCATTGATTgacacctcatccacaagcattcatttAGTCCTCCACCATTGATGTACAGTGGCaccagtgagtaccatctacaagatgcactgcaggaactcaccaagccgccttagacagcaccttccaaactcacaaccactaccatcagaCCAGGCAGTAAACACATGGGAATACCTCgagctgcaagttcccttccaagccactcaccatcctgacttggaaatataacaccattgctttactgtcactgggtcaaaatcctggaactccctacctaacagcactgtggatgtacttacacctcatggactgcagtggttcaagaaggcagctcaccaccaccttctcaagggcaattagggataggcaataaatgctggcctagccggtgatgcccacatcccattagaAAATTCAAAAAAGTTGGCACCTCTAATAATGCAGCACTGCTTCAGCGTCGGCCAAGGTTATAAGCTGAAGCCTCttaagtgggtcttgaacccacgaccttctgacATTACTACTACTGAGCCAAAGATGACACCTTACAAACAATTCAGATCAGAGAAAAGATTTTCTACAGCCTGCATTAGTTGTGTCATTTTCTATTACTTACCgacaatactttttaaaaataatttgaaaatatGCTTACGTGTTCTGCTCTCAACAGAATCAGCAGCTTCCGTTTTTCATATCGGTCTTACTCCACTATAACTGGAAACTCCCCTCACGAGTTTCCAAATCAAACGAGGTTTGCTACGCTTAATAACTTGGCAGTCAATATAATTTACTAATAATTTGGCCACTAAAACCGTATTATTTATCCGAATTGGACACTTAATCTTCTCAGTTAAAGTTTGAACTATATCACACACATATGAAATGAAGATTTCCCCAGGACACAAGCTGACGTCACGTTCTACACACTTTCCTCTTTAACTAAAATATATATAAACCCTGGTGATGCCGCCACCATAAATATACGAAACGTAGGCAGGCCTCGCAGAGAGAATCCTATTTAGCCAGCGCAAAGCCTGACCGGGATTGTTGGCCCACCAACTTGAACACATCTGCGACTCTTCTGGTGTCCTAAcatgaaacagagccaaacaagacACTCACCAAACGGCCATATACTGGGTCATTTCAGCCCCTACTTGGTGTTTAACTTTTTAGCACAGCTCTCTTTGCGTGTCTTACTGACAGCGGAAACAATGTTGCCATTCGTGTCATTGACAAACCTGCTGACCAATCATATCCCCACACTACCTTCCACAGTTGGCCTCTCAGCCAATCGGCGCTGCCCTGAGGCAGGGCTCTGACCAACAGATGAAGCAGAATGAAAACATTTGGAAATAGGTTTCACTTCCTGGTTTAGAGAGCACGTGATGTATTAAGAGGCTCTGTATTTGGTATTTAGTCTGCAAGCAGACTGCGAACCGTTGAAGCTATGCAGTGACTCGCTCAAGAATAGCGATTTCTATTTAGATTTGTGTACCATATTTTTATGCTTTTACATGAGGTGATATGGTTAAAACAAAGTTTTGCAATCACTGTTGTATGCTCAGGTACAGTAATTTAGAAAGTTGATGCGAAATGGAAAGAAGGCAAGAAAGAAAGCAATAAAGCCAGATGTGAAATATGAATGAATGGTTGGCTGTGGTAAAGTTATTGGATCAAGTTGGATAATTGTGGAGTCCCTTTGAGTTTTGACTTCGTATTTCTCTTTAGGGCTTTTACGACACTAAATCTACCCGCGACAACAGTCTATAACAAGCGTATCTGAAGGGATCGCAGTTGAGTACAGTACTGAAATGGTGAAGGACGAATGTAAGACGCTCTTGGATGCCCTGAACAAAGTGTCTGCTTGCTATCGACATTTGGTTATCTGTGTTGGTGGGACATCAGACTCTCAAAATTTACGCGAAGAACTGAAGAAAACCAGGCAAAAAGCGCAGGTGTTGGCAAGTGCCAACAAAAACAAGCTAACAACAATTTTAAAGGACAAAACTATCAGCAAGGATGATCGAGCTGAATTCGAACGGCTGTGGGTATTATTTTCTACATGTATGGAGATCTTGGAGATCGACATGAGAAGAGCTCTGGATCTGGGTCAGGAGTTTCCATTGAATGTTCCCACAAAACATCTCATCCAGACTGGGATGATTGGGAGAACATCTGCTGTGGCTGCTCGTGCCATAAGTGTTCAGAATATGAAGTATGAAGAGGGCAACGACATAGACACTATCGATCTGAACGAATTGGAACAAGATATCAGTGAAGTCGGGGAAATGATATTCgagatggagatgaaggtgaacGTACTTCAGTGGACAGTGGAAGCGAAACAAGAACCTGGTACTGAGCTAAAGTCAACCGTCAGTGCCGGCGCTTCATCACTTGGCATGATATCCGTACACGGTGATGGCAACAAAAAGCTGTGCGACACCAATAAGGTCTTTGCTGGAGCAATGTTCAGTGCTGTGTTAATATTTGCCATTGTTCTGGCTGTGTGTATTGTGAAGTTTGCTTAACACCTCAATGTTCACATCCAGTTTAATTCTGCCCAAGCAAATAATTTGGGgaatttgttttttaaaatgtGGGACCCATAGCTTAATCTAGTTTACTTTTTATGAATTGAACAGCATTTTTCTAAAGGCAATTATGTAAACTGCTGGTCCATGTTTACATAGCAGTATATTTTGTTTTGGGAAAACAATTATAGCCCCATCGGTGTTATATATTTATCTATCTAGTCCTTTCTGCAGCGAGGAACATTTTATTTGCAGGTGAAGCAGCGTTGAATGCAGTGTTTGTGTATCTTGCTCCTATTTGTGCCTCTGAGTGATACAACAAAATCATTCCAGTATGTCAACTGAAGTGTATTCATATAGAAAGCAATGTTTTAAGTGTTAATGCCAGTATTTTGTAGTAAACTGCATATTTTTACTATGCACAGATGGAGCTGAAATGTACTGTACAGTATTTATAGTAAATGTCAACTT is a window from the Carcharodon carcharias isolate sCarCar2 chromosome 7, sCarCar2.pri, whole genome shotgun sequence genome containing:
- the LOC121280268 gene encoding regulator of G-protein signaling 9-binding protein, which encodes MVKDECKTLLDALNKVSACYRHLVICVGGTSDSQNLREELKKTRQKAQVLASANKNKLTTILKDKTISKDDRAEFERLWVLFSTCMEILEIDMRRALDLGQEFPLNVPTKHLIQTGMIGRTSAVAARAISVQNMKYEEGNDIDTIDLNELEQDISEVGEMIFEMEMKVNVLQWTVEAKQEPGTELKSTVSAGASSLGMISVHGDGNKKLCDTNKVFAGAMFSAVLIFAIVLAVCIVKFA